In one window of Lepus europaeus isolate LE1 chromosome 14, mLepTim1.pri, whole genome shotgun sequence DNA:
- the TOMM20 gene encoding mitochondrial import receptor subunit TOM20 homolog, translating to MVGRNSAIAAGVCGALFIGYCIYFDRKRRSDPNFKNRLRERRKKQKLAKERAGLSKLPDLKDAEAVQKFFLEEIQLGEELLAQGEYEKGVDHLTNAIAVCGQPQQLLQVLQQTLPPPVFQMLLTKLPTISQRIVSAQSLAEDDVE from the exons ATGGTGGGCCGGAACAGCGCCATCGCCGCCGGCGTATGCGGGGCCCTTTTCATCGGGTATTGCATTTACTTCGACCGCAAGAGACGGAGTGACCCCAACTTCAAGAACAGGCTGCGAGAAC gaagaaagaaacaaaagcttGCCAAAGAGAGAGCTGGGCTTTCTAAG TTACCTGACCTTAAAGATGCAGAAGCTGTTCAGAAGTTCTTCCTTGAAGAAATACAGCTTGGAGAAGAGTTACTAGCTCAAG GTGAATATGAGAAGGGTGTGGACCATCTGACAAATGCAATTGCTGTATGTGGGCAGCCACAGCAGTTGCTACAAGTATTACAGCAAACTCTTCCACCGCCAGTGTTCCAGATGCTGCTCACTAAACTCCCAACAATTAGTCAG agaaTTGTAAGTGCTCAGAGCTTGGCTGAAGATGATGTGGAATGA